The DNA region acggctcccagggcattagattggcaggcgttgtgggccctaaggggaggggaaaatggacgtgcaatggatggaacaaaggtaaataagggggcaaaagaggagttatgtgagagtacacgaggatgaatataaaacagctaatattacaccaaaaacatataggggacgacagactaataatgaaaaccataagacaaaacataggataactaaaaaatttagaaaactgtacaacctaaagtatggaccacatagtaagcacaaatgttaccttgtttgaaaactatagttttggaatctgtacatcagtttcaggaaatatgatatgaataagttaaaagattattgctgtggaagggaaaaggttttatggtggatctggggaaatactgtatattgtatatatgaattttggtgatctaagactcttctgaagctgacattatgttgggattcactttacgggaagttttggatcacagagtggttcaacaatggcagcggaggaatactgatatgggatgttattgacaggatatatatggttgacagggagttatacagggcatatgcccagggtatatggtaatgtctatatatactcatagtggaaacaattaaaaacaacagctgggggggtactgggctcctggccggggggtcactgttgtgggccctgggagagcagtggcaatcctccaggtgcaacggcaagaaccaggaaggaaggagggcccaacagtgggctcttgatactaatggctacacttttgagcctgtgcacctgcagtaagaacaaggcctagagtagcactgtgcctgggggtttcctcctgacagccttcatgttactcaaatgtggccactctcacagccaaactcagcgtgtagatgtgatgcattccccccagcgtgggacatgacacccggggatgagcctccctggcaccgagggatcactaccacataccagctgaagaagcaactagaaaatgaccttgaattaaagattcaatgcggaacagcagaatatacctgtctacatataataacatgacttcgggaagcggtttgacctaatgtaagggggaaatggaaaggagaaatgagattataaggctgtgagtctctaaaaaaagagtctggaggttgtcagaaggaatacccctatgtacaactgaacagagtctaagagacagataaggtagatacaaccccaggtattggttcttttgagggataaagagacccacgggttctatggtcatggcagaaggggttcactgccatgacagatggcccttctttggagctggtgtttctgcgtgatggaaatggactcagaggggatctcttttcacaagacttgcatgctactttattggaattgtagttggtgctgggtttaagatatatgtaggggatttgaatctctggactgataatatgacacccaggcccagagcctcaacagacttcagctcctacactttgacttattggacttactccactcagctaacatggggttgaagaaggtcaaccaccacaacatggagcctagagtgtctacaactagaagcgggaagagtgtatccagtacccatgtgcaatctaagccctcacttgacataggtgtgcaatggacacaaccaatccaatgtccacagagaaaatgtggaatgggtgtgggaacggtagccatgggggctgctgggtgtggggaacgggaggaagagatgagatgtggaggcgttttcgggacgtggagttgtcctgggtagtgcttcacggacaattacgggacactgtagatccccccagggcccactggatggaacgtgagagagtctgggctatgatgtggaccattgactatggggtgcagtgatgctcagagatgaacttaccaggtgcaatggatgtatcacgatgatgggagagagtgttgctgtggggggagtggggggcgagggcggtggggttgaatgggacctcatatatattttttaatgtaattaaaataaataaataaataaatattaaaaaaaaaaaaaaaagaatatattaaagcaatccagggaagcagatgtggctcaagcaattgggatcccatctaccatacggaggaTCCCAGGTGTGGTTCCCAGGTGtggttcccagggcttcctggtgaaagcgAGCTGTTCtatgcactgcagagagctggcccacatggagcaTAGAGCTCATGCTatatgatgcaacagaaagagacacagaggagagacagcaaGAGAGACAGCAAAACCAGGGAGCTCcctaaggtggctcaagtgattgagtgtctctctcccacgtcagaaggtcccaggatctgcttccagtacctcctaaagagaagacgaaaagagaagcagacacagactCTCCCacgtcagaaggtcccaggatctgcttccagtacctcctaaagagaagacgaaaagagaagcagacacagattGTGCAGTGaatggcacagagagcagacagcaagcacaagtggCAGGATTtgggggagtaaataaaataaatcttaaaaaaaaaaaaaatccctgctttCTTGGAACAGAGGATAGGGATGGGAGGACACGgacaatataaaataagtaaaatgcatAGTATGTTAAATGGTGAAAGAAGTTCTttggagacagatgaagtaggAGAGTGGGGTAGGACATCGGAATCTTCGAGGACTTGTTAAAAACAAATTGCTGTCTCCACTCCCAGAATACTGATTTAGTAAGTTGAAGTGGGACTAGAGAACttgtattttaaagaagtttctgtGTGGTATTGGGAACTGCACTTTGCGAAAGATTAGGATAGTGTGATCAAGGCGGATGATGTTTCAATTTTAAAGAAGATGGTCAAAATAGGCCTTATTGAGACAGTGACATGTTAGCAATGGAATTGGTCCTGTGAGTACCTGGAAGAAGGGCATTCCTGACAGAAAAAACAGCCAATGCAAAAACCCTTAGATTGGAGCATGCATGCTTGTTTAAGTAACAACAAGATCAGcgtggctggagcagagtgaaTGTGAAGGTTGAGGCCAGATGTATGAGAGTCCAGATTGTAAAGGGCTTTGTAGGTCATCTGGAGGATTTGGGGAATCTTCAGCATAGAGGTATTTAAAGTCTTTGGATTGGATGAGCTTGTCAAAGGAAGAGCCAAGCAATTACAGGATCGTAAGTGTAGGATGATGGGGTCATTGACTAGACAACTGGGAACTAGGAAGCTTGGATGACTAAGCGACATTTTGAAGCATACAACAATAGAATTTAGTGAGAGCACAAGGAAAATATCTAACAGAAAAAAAGTCAAAGGCGGTACCTCTTTTTATATACGAGGGAAGGAAGAATGTTTGCAAATGGacaaaaaatgggaaataattaggaaaacttTTGCAATTTTGAAAAGTATAATAAGCAACAATTCCCTATTCATCTTATTGGCTTATGAGAATGATTAGTACTAAGAAAATTAAAGGATGTTTTGTGATTCACATTTCCTTAAAATGTATTGGTGAGAAAAGTAGATTTATGTTAATGTTTTTGGCAATATTTAGCcaatagtaaatttttaaagtgCTAACATTTTGGCTGTCTAAATTAAGTAttcaaaactgttttttaaaataggaaaatggaCGATGTATTACTAAGCTGGAAAACATGGGGTTTCGAGTGGGACAAGGATTGATAGAAAGGTGAGCAGTAtggatttgaaaattttcttccaGGTAGGTTATGAACAAAGATGACCCATTTCAAAAGAttgcataaaatgaaaaaaagttttaattttagtcctagatttaaaaattctttcctgttcattgaaaagttaaaatttctttttaggtCATGATactattttaactcaattatctaatttttatgttgtaatatttgaagaaaaaatgtattttatatttttggaatgtCTTTCTGCAGACTTTGgtgtattgaaaaaaaatttttaaatctcattGCATTTCCTACTTAAGGTCTAGTAGGTTCTTTAACCTGAATGGAATTTTGTTTAAATGTATAGGGATAGAAAGCCTTACAATATATGTTTATGCATGTAATAatcttccattttatagataaattctttttaatgtttctGTCTCATTATCTGAATAATTGAACTCACTACATTTTACATATAATAATATGATCAtgcttggactttttttttttctttttgatgtggtaaaaataattatacatgaAATTGAAGCTATACCGTTAGACTAATGTACTGCTACACTTTTTTTAGGCTCCATGATTATATGATAGGATGTGAATCCATTGAGATGGTATCTACTTTGTTTGGTGCTTGTCACTTTACGACTGTAAATAAATGTTGGGTACTATTCTGGCCTTTGGAAATTAGTTAATGATTTGACCCTTTTGCTTTCTTTAGAGGAAAAATAGTGTATTACTTCTAGTTGATCTTTTTAGGTTTACAAAAGATACTGCAAGATTCAAGGATGAGCTAGATATCATGAAGTTCATTTGTAAAGATTTTTGGACTACAGTATTCAAGAAACAGATTGACAATCTAAGGACAAATCATCAGGTATTTAGTTAAATTAAGGTCTACTTTCTAagtcttttaaatttaatatatttgctCCATCTTTGTGATATACTTACTATTTAAAACTTAATTGCTGGTGAActttggaagtttttcttttaagttgtTAATTAGTCATTCATTTTTCCTCCAGTAAATTAGATACAGTCAATAAAGACAAAGGGATGGTTATCAGTTAATGGTAGTTTTCTTTTCCGTAATTAaataagttattttaatttttataaagtagCAAATGTTAGAATGATACAGGTTTAGGATTTGGTTCCTTagttttttatagatttatttatttatttattcttccccttcgccccctccccccccattgtttgcagtcTCTGTTTgagctctgtgtccatttgctgcgtgatctctgtgtctgcttgtcttctttttaggaggcactaggaaccgaacccggaacctcccatgtggaatagagccactcaatcacctgagccacctgggctccctggtttgttgttgctctcattgtctttcctctttgtgtctcttttgttgcgtcatcttgctgtgccttcTCTAGaaggcacgggggggggggggactgaacctggggcctcccatgtgataggcggaagcccaatcacttgagctagtTCCTTAGTTTTTGTTACTTAGTTATGGTAATATATAGAATTACAGATATATATCACATTTATgcttttagagcaggggttcttaaccagcttgaatgaaatttaaaaaaacatttttgtgaggatgtgttgggtatgggtgtgatatatttattaaataatgcatagtataatgtgaacttagtaagggattttcacctgactggcaaaaggatccttggaacaaaaatgtttaagaaccactgctttagaGTATAATGTATAAAGTCTAGTTTATGGGGCATATTTGATTCTTAAATAACTCTTGAATTATTCAGTTGTTGTCATTTTCTATTCTTACAGCATTTTGTTACTATAAAAATTAATACATCACAAAGAAAGGTTTACATTTAAAatagatgattttattttataaaactcaAGGAAATACTTAAGATGGATTTGATATTttgattaaatataaaaaatgaaaatgtatcatAGTGACCAATAGAATTCATTTTTTCATATAACAATACCAGTCTTAGCTTTGAATTACTTGAAATGCTAGTGGAAAGAAATGACTCTTGATTATATATTCACTGTCTCAAAGGATTCAAAACATATTAATGTTATGAAATACTGAAACCACAACTCTCAAGTTTAAACATTACAAATCacctaatttaaagaaaaatttgacagTTGGAAAGGAGAGTtttcataactttaaaaaaaaaaaactcttaaaaagcATTTTGTAAGGGAAGCAACTGTgactcaatcagatgagctcccatctaccatatgggaggccctcagttcgtgtcccagggcctccttgtgaaggcaggctcgcccacacactgtGGAGCACTGCCCAGCCTGCAGACATCGTGGagcgccaactcagcaaggtgacgcaacaaaaaaaaggaagggagacaagtgagaacacagaagagcctgcagcaaatggacacagggagcagacagcaagcaagccgcaaggggggagggaaaataaataaatacaaacacagaagcacacacagctaatggacacagagcagacagcacacgaaaagccacaaggcggggaggaggataaaaaaatgtttaaaaaaaagcatttcgggtggtggggttgaatgggtcctcatatatatttttttaatgtaatatttttacaaaatcaaaaaaataaaataaataaaaaaaaaaaagcatttcataagtgtgggagggggagggagtgggacatgtaggactcccctatattttttatgtaacatttatgtaatctaaagtttctttaaaatttttttttatacagatagGATGATTTTTAAGACTATAAACTACATTGACTTTGGATATCTTTTCTGTTTTGGGAACAGGGCATCTATGTACTTCAGGACAACAAATTTCGTCTGCTTACTCAGATGTCTGCAGGAAAACAGTATTTAGAACATGCATCTAAGgtaattaataaaatagaagCTTAGGGTTTTCTATTAAGAAAAGAGTAGAACTGAAGGGAAAATTATACAATACTAATCATAAGAgacatttcaaactttttattttgaaatacattcaaatttacaggacagtttTGAATACAATGAAGAGAATGCCAACATaaccctgcctccccccccaTCCAGATACCCAGACCtaccaattttaactttttgccaCATCTGTCagtcaatccattttctgaacacttgagtgtaggttgcatacatcatattccttgaacacttaatactgccgtgtacatttcctaagaacaaggtcACTTACGTGACCACTTTAAGTGcagttttcaagttcaagaaacattgatatattccagttttttcatatgtccagAAATGTCCTTTGAGccatttctcctcccttgctagatcctaAGATCTTGTATTGCATTTAATGGTCGTTATCTCTTTagtagatctttttttttaatatacatgcaatataaactttcccatctcaactgcTCCTAAGCATACCATCCAGTGAGATCAGTCACCTTCACAATATTCTACtcttaccaccttccattaccatAGATTTCccttcacctcaaacagaaaccttACACCTTTTATGCATTAATTTCCAAttccttctctccccacctcacccctgGCAACTTgtactcttaatttctgtctctgtgaacttgcatattctccagtattttctttgtaacatgggcttaaatgtttttagagatttatttttttatttatttctctccctcccccacccctggttgtctgttctcttgtgtccattctctgtgtgttcttctgtgtctgcttgcattcttgtcagtggcattgagaatctgtctctttttgttgcatcatcttgccgcatcagctctccgtgtgtgcagcaccactcctgggcaggccacactttttttgcatggggtggctctctttgcagggcacactccttgcacatggggttcctctatgcaggggacacccctgtgtggcatggcactctttgcatacatcaacactgcatgtggaccagctcaccaaacaggtcagggggccctgggtttgaaccctggacctcctatatggtagacagatgtgctgttggttgagccaaatctacttccccatggggcttacatttaacatcctaaattgaAAACAGAATCATTTTCTTTGATACCAATGTAACTTCAATAATACACATAAAATGTTTCCATACTCTTCTGTCCCTCCACTTttgtgtagttcttgtcacagattacatgtttatacattatgagtccagaACATTGATTTATCatgacattttatgcatttgccttttagatcctgtgggaagaagtggagttacaaaccaaaaatacatactactgacatttatttttacccatgtcattaccctctaatctttatttcttcatgcgtCTTTGAcatattgtctattgtcctttccttttaatctCCAGAACTCTTTTCAGCACCTCTTGTAGGCCAGTGTTGTAGTGACAAAATCCCTCAGCATtgttatctgagaatgtcttcatcttttccttattttgaaagacagttttgccagatacaggaTTCTTGGATGGCAATTTTtggcttttagcactttaaatatgtaatcccactgccttcttgcctctgtggtttccaaTGAGATATTGGCATTTAATTTtcttgaggctcccttgtatgtgaaatgttgcttttctgttggggctttcagaattctctatctttggcatttgacagtttgattataatatgccaggGCATGGATCTATTTGTTGAGCGTCTTTGGTGTgtgtattttttgtcttttgttaaatttgggaagttttcagccattatttccttgagtattctctctgcccctttcttttccttctggagctcttacaatgcatatattggtacacatgatagtgtcccacaggttccttagactctgttcacttttcttcattgttctttttgCTCCTTAGATTGAATGgtttaaattgttttatattcaggtttattgattctttgttctGCTAGCTCCAGTCTGTTGTTGAACCCCAAGAAGGAATTTacaatttctgttactgtggtctgcAGCTCtgcttcattcattttcataatttccatttctattaatattctctttgtattcatctcttattttcctgatttcctttagtcctttgtctatgttttcctttagctctttgagcatatttaggacattTCTGAAAAGTTTTTgactggtatgtcccaggtctggtcctcttcattgatggtttttcgatgctttaatcttctcctgtGCCTGGGccattgtttcctgtttctttgtatattttaaacattttgttgaaacctgggcattttgatattttgatatgttattgctgaaatttaggctctgaggtatctgttccttaagcttgtatccagctagtgttttttttttttcagatttattttttatttatttctctcccatcccccccagttgtttgctctctgtgtccattcgctgtgtattctgtgtccgcttgtattcttgtcagcagcacccagaatctgtgcctctttttgttgcgtcatcttgctgcgtcagctctctgtgtatgcggtgccattcctgggcaaactGCAcgtttttcacacggggtggctctccttacagggcaaactccttgcgcatggggctcccctatgcaggggacacccctgcgtagcatggcactccttgcatgcatcagcactgtgcatgggccagcttatcacacaggtcaggaggccctgggtttgaaccttggacctcccatgtggtaaagcGGACGccttatctgttgggccaaatctgcctccTCAGCTACTGTTATGACACAGCCTTCCTTGAATGTCTAGAGTTAAccaaaaagccaaacaaaaagaaggaaaagaagttttctttaaacattaggaggtaacaaaaaaagaaaaaagaaaggaaaaaagaaaacaccattcCCAGTCTACAGATTGACCTGTGCTAGTCTTCCCATTTAGGGCTTATCCGTATAATAGTTTGTctgagaatagctccaggccagaGCACAGGGAAATCCCTGATGCTTTTTAAGCATGGctg from Dasypus novemcinctus isolate mDasNov1 chromosome 3, mDasNov1.1.hap2, whole genome shotgun sequence includes:
- the TRAPPC6B gene encoding trafficking protein particle complex subunit 6B isoform X1, whose protein sequence is MADEALFLLLHNEMVSGVYKSAEQGEVENGRCITKLENMGFRVGQGLIERFTKDTARFKDELDIMKFICKDFWTTVFKKQIDNLRTNHQGIYVLQDNKFRLLTQMSAGKQYLEHASKYLAFTCGLIRGGLSNLGIKSIVTAEVSSMPACKFQVMIQKL
- the TRAPPC6B gene encoding trafficking protein particle complex subunit 6B isoform X2 — protein: MADEALFLLLHNEMVSGVYKSAEQGEVENGRCITKLENMGFRVGQGLIERFTKDTARFKDELDIMKFICKDFWTTVFKKQIDNLRTNHQGIYVLQDNKFRLLTQMSAGKQYLEHASKMLLGEAAVTGE